TCGCCAGATGGGCCTGCAAATACATTGCATACCCCGGCGGATACTCCGAAGCAGCCGAAGCAAGCACCGCAGCGGTGCGTTCAGCGGTCTCTTTTAACTCCATATCCTGAGTAATCACCGACAGCTTCCAGAGCAGCTTCGCCGCCACCGAATTCCCGGACGGAATCGCGCCGTCATACAATTCCTTCGAGCGGACCGGCAGCTTCTCCCCGTCATGCCCGGTGAAGAAGAACCCGCCGCCTTCGGCATCATGGAACAGTTCGAGGAGCCCTTCTTTCAGCTCCAGCGCCCGTTCGAGGTAGATCGCTTTGCCTGTCGCTTCATATAATTCGCTGAAGCCCCAGAGCAGGAAAGCATAATCATCCACATAAGCCGGAATCGCCGCCTCCCCGTCACGGTAACGGGCCAGCAGCCGTCCATCCTCACGCCGCAGCCTGTCCCAGATGAAGTCCGCTGCACGTTCGGCGGCTCTGGCATATTCCGGCTTCTGGAGGGCTTTGGCCCCCAGAGCCAGCGCAGCGATCATTAGCCCGTTCCATGAGGTCAGCACCTTGTCGTCCTTCAGCGGATGAATGCGCTGCTCCCGGTATTCGAACAGCTTCTCGCGCCATTCGTCCATCCGGGTCCGCAGACCAAGCGGATTCATGCCCATACGTTCCGCAATCTCCTCCGGCAGCCCTTGGAGCAGATTCGGAATATTTTTGCCTTCGAAATTGCCCTCCGGCGTAATCCCGTACACATGGCAATACGAATGCATGTCCTCCAGTCCCAACGCTTCCTCAATCTCCTCCCGGGAGAAGACATAGAACTTGCCTTCCACACCCTCGGAATCAGCATCCTCTGCGGAATAGAAGGCGCCTTCCGGCGAAGTCATATCGCGCAGCACATACGTGAAGATCTGCCCGGCAATCTCCGCATACAGCGGCTTCCCCGTAAGCTGGAAGGCTTCCAGATAGACATTCGCCAGGAGCGCGTTATCGTAGAGCATTTTCTCAAAATGCGGCACCAGCCACTCCCGGTCAGTCGAATACCGTGCGAAGCCGAAGCCCACATGATCGTACATGCCGCCCTTGTACATTGACTCCAGCGTATGCTCCACCATCCGCAGCGCTTCCGGCTGATTATGAAGCTGGCTGTAGGCCAGCAGGAAAGACAGATTATGCGGTGAAGGGAACTTCGGTGCGTTGCCGAACCCGCCGTACTCCTCATCGAACTGCCGACGGTACAGCTCATACGCCTCATGCAGCAGCTCCGCTCCGGGAATACTGCCCGCAGTATCAGGGTTATACGCATTCTTACGGTCCAGCGTGTGCAGCTCAGTTAATAGTTCATCGCCAAGCTTGTCCAGCGCATCGCCATCCTGCTCCCACTTCGTATGAATCTGCTCCAGCACATCCATCAGCCCGATCCGCCCGAACATCTGCCGCTTGGGGAAATACGTCCCCGCATAGAACGGCTTCTTCTCCGGCGTCAGCAGCACCGTCAGCGGCCATCCCCCGCTCCCCGTCAGCGCCTGACACACCGACATATACAGCGCATCAATATCCGGCCGCTCCTCGCGGTCTACTTTGATCGCTACGTAGTGATCGTTGAGGAGCTGGGCGACTTCGGCGTCCTCGAAGGATTCGCGCTCCATTACGTGGCACCAATGGCAGGTCGAATAGCCGACAGATAAGAAGATCGGCTTGTTCTCCGCCTGCGCCTTGGCAAAAGCCTCCTCTCCCCATGGATACCAGTCCACGGGGTTGTGGGCGTGTTGGAGCAGGTAAGGCGATTTTTCGTTCGCTAATCTATTGGGTGTTTTATGAGTCGTCACCAGGCGTCCCCTCATTTCGGATGATTTGGGTAAAGTACGTATAGGGTTAGTTTACCCAAATTGGTGGGGGAAATCTCTTCCTGTGTCCTTTAGGCTTCCTCCATCATCTATTTTTACAAGCAGCTTAGCGAATGAAACAGTATACTGTCCTATTCGGCTCCCGATAGCCCAAGGAATCTCTCAATTTCCCTTGCACATTTATTAGTTTATCTCTCTTCCTCCTTAACCACGCAGATTCCCAAATTCACAGCTGTTGTCGTCTTGCCTACAGAGCCTTTTTGATTAGCCAGGGCACTTACCCTTGTCATCTCATTCCCTCCCTTTAACGTATAAAAACCGACTGCGCTAAATTTCAGTGCAATCGACTTTTAAAGGTTCTTCATTTAAACGGGTAATGCCGTCACTAATACCTTCTGAACTATTTTCAGCAAATCGATCAAGTAATTTCAATTCTGAGGCCAAATAGGACCTTTCTCTCAAAAAAATTTATGAATAAAAAACGGAAGCACCAAACTCTTAGTTGAGCTTGGTACTACCCTAACTTATCAGGTAACTTTATTCCCATACCTATTCCTTATCAGCATTAGGTCACATACTTATTAAGTCCTTCAAAATCAGTCGCTTGATTATAGTCAAAGACGATTCCAACACTGAACTTCGCTCTAGTTAATGCAACATACAGTTTTGAGCGGCTCGTAGAAGCTAAGTCAAAGGTGTTATTCTTAATCCACTTAATAATGGGTTGAGTTGGATATATTAATACCCTTTCGAATGTAAGACCCTTAGATTCGCCAAAATTAACACACTTGTAATCTTTATTTACCGTTTCTCTGATGCTGTCTCTTAATTGAACTGGGGTGTAGCTTTGTAAATAATGTTCAACATCTTGTTTTCTTACTAAAAAGATCCCGTCATGTCCCGTCACTTCATGTTGGTTTGATTGGCATGAATTATATTCAGGAAATAATTTTGAAGAATAACTACAAATCAGATCATTATTTCTATGGGATACATTTAACGAGTCTTCATCAATTTCACAATCTATCCTTCGACACTCGGTTTGAATAAACTTTTGATACGCCCTTCTTTATATCGATCATACTTTCTTTCAATGTGAGTTAGATATGTTACCTGACGAGGATCGCCTACGAAGAGCACGCTTGAATCACTCTTTAATAGTAACTTTACAATCTCCAAGTCATATCCTGCTAGGTCTTGGATTTCGTCAATAAAGATATGCGAATAGATACTGCTTAATCTCTTAATAACGGCACCGCCGCTTCTTTCATTACATCTGACAACCAATTTGGAAATCTTATCTGAGTAAACTTTAGAGTCGCTTGTAAAGTAGTACTGTTTAAAGTGAGTAATTTCACCAAAGTAAACCCTACGTGTTCCCTGAACATATCTCAAAGCCGATGGTTCATTTACTAGAAGCATTCCTCGAATTGGCTCATCATATAATCCTCCCTGATAAGGTCTAATTCCATGTTGTAGCAAAGTGGAAAACCAAGTTTGAATTGTAACATGAGATGGAACGCACCCATTCAATTCAACAAACTTCTTACGAATTTCGGCTTCGTTTGCTTGGGTATAAGTTGTAATAAGTACATTTCCTTCTCGTAGCCTTATTGCTTCATTTACAAGAAATGTTGTTTTTCCAGAACCAGCAGCTGCGATAACCAGTCTATTAGTTTTCATACTGATTACCTTATTGCATCTGCGATGTATTCAGGAAATACCACAGATTCAGCGGTTTCGAATATTTTCAATGCACACTCGGTTTTATTAGACTTCATATATTTATACATATCATCAACGTCTGCATATTCTGTTCCGAAAATAGTATTAAACTTGCTGAGCTCATTAACCTTTAGCAGTTTTGGTTCCAATGTATTGTAGTTAAAGGGGCTCTTTCCAATAACTAAATTACCTTCATCTACAGTCGGATCAAAACAAATTTTAATACCTTCATTTTTGTCATCACCCAAATAGTCACTGTACTTTCTATTAACAGCTTCTACGTCTCCATAATTATCTGTAACGACTGTTACAGGTTTGTTAAGCAATACCGCGATCTCTAAGAAACGTAAGAAAGAAGTGCCTACCGAAATAACATCGATTTCATCTTGAATAGGTAATTTACCTTCATTTGAAAGCATGTATGCTTTTTGAACTACCAGTTCATCGGAATCTCCCTCGACTAAAATAGCCTTCTTGCAGAGAATCAGCCGAAGGGTATCATAACCAGCGACCTTCTGAAAGAAACTTTTTGTATCAGGCTTTAGATTATTGAGCTTTATAGCCTTTTTGTCGTTTAATAAAATCAAGTTGCCTAACCCCAATTTATTAGCTACGAAACTACTATGAGTAGAAATAATTATTTGTTTATCTTGCTGATTCTCCGTTATTTTTTTTATAAACTGATTTAATTTAGTATGTGATAGGTGGTTTTCAGGTTCTTCAACTAAGACGACTGCAGCTTCTCTTGTTCTCCTATGGCTTAGAGCCAACTCAGTTTTCACAATACATTGCTCGCCTTTTCCAACGAAGTGAAACGGTACGTCATCAAGATACGTCACCAAACTGTTTTCCCAAGCATTCTTAGAAAGCAGCTCAACAGAAAGCTCGACTTTCTTTCCGGTTAGAACGGCGGTTTCTTGAATTTTCGCATTAATAGCTTGAATTGACTCTGAACCCATGAAATTATCTCGCATTTTTCTATGGGATTGGGAAATATCCACTATATCTGCGGGTTCCAGGTTATCCCGAACAATTCTAGAAATATAAATATCAGATCCATTTTGATATCGATTACTTGATGAATCAATCATGGCCGATTTTAGTGGTATGCTTTTTGGCGTTATTATCTCCCTAGCAAATGTAGACCAAACCAAATCGTAATATTCAATGGGTAGTGTCTTTACATCTCCTTTACTAACTAATTGTTCATATTCAGCTTGATACTTTTCATCGAAGCAAATTTTAAGTGAGATCCCACTTTCCTTCGCACGATCGCTATTGCCATTACCCTCTAACAACGCTATATTATCACCACTCAAAAATATTTCAATTAATATGTATGGTAACTCGTGACTTTGTCTCTGCTCCAATTTTGTTAAGTATTCGCTTACAACAGTATTATTGAAATAATACTGTGTTAACTCATTTTTGATTTGTCTGCCATTAAGAAGACCAGTGAGTGCTAAATGAATCGCTTCAAGAATCGTACTTTTCCCTGCCTCATTGTTGCCTACTAGGATGTTCATTCCTTCACTAAGTTCTAAAACGAACTCCCCGCAGAAACTCTTAAAGTTCTGGATTTTCACTTTTTTTATTATCAATTGTCTTCTCCCCCATTCATTCTATCTAAATAGATTATTACTAGGTGCTCTATATTTAGAGTACTTCGATTGGCTCCTTACTCGGTTTAACTTGCTTCTTCAGATTTGAACTTAAAAACCAGAGCAACAAAAGCGAAGCGAGGAGATGAGATAATCCTTTGTTGTACAAGGGATCACGGCATTTTTGTAGGGTCGAAAAATGGTTCGCATAATATTATGTTATGAGTTATCAGATGAGATCCTTGAATATTCGCTAAGTAAAAATTCTTCTAGAGCATGTTCAAATTGTGTACTTTTAGTTATCCCTGTTATTTGTATAATTTCAATTGTTTCTTTTCCATTTGTACTGTTCAAATCCTGTAATATTTTACTTCTATTTATTTTTTGAATATCAGTCGTACCACCTAAAATACTCAAATTTTGTTTACGCTTAAGTATTGATAACAACGAATTAATTTTGTTAGTATTGAGACGCTCACCTTTATGGATTAACACTGGAGAATCATCGTTAATATCTGTAATATTCTTCTTCATTTCGTTTAGCTTTTCCCACAATCCATCATTCAAAGAAATCCACTTGTAGGCTAATCTATCTTTTCGTAGGTTATTGATTCTTTTTTTATCCAAATCAACGTCTGACCAGTTGAGCTTTATTAAGTGATCTTGTTCAAATATCAAATGGTAGGACATCATTAAAATTAGGTGAAGGATGATCTTGTCTTCTTCGGAGTCCTTGTCACTATAATTTATCTTGTCACTTAATAGAAAAGATAATTCTTCATTAGAGAAAAACTTCATCTGTTTCTCTACTTTTGTTAGTTTTAGCGTTCTTAGATAATCATTCAGCTCAATATACTTTAAAGTACTAAGATGTCCATACTCTTTAAGAAAGTTCATAAAATTAACTACTGTAGCTCTGGCTGTAGAACTTCTTCTATAACTAAGAAATGATGCTATATCTCTTGGTACGAAAAACTTATCCAATCCATCAATGATATTTGAATTATTTATGTAGTTTTCTATATAATAATTAATGTCACTCAAGTATCTTTGTTTAGTTCGTAAAGAAATTTGATTTTCCTTTTGATTTAGATACTTAAGAAAATCAAGTTGTACAACGTTTTCTATTGAAGGTATCATTTTGTTACTCCTTTCATTTGATTTCTGGTAAACGTCATATTCACGAAATTTGTCAATCTAAAGAATACAATTAATTAAACGAACTGCCGAGACTCAAATTTCACCTATAGGCTATACTTATTATACAATGTAATGGAAAAATATTACGAGCGGTAATCTTACGATTTCAAATTAATAAGCTTCCTCCAATACTATCAGTCCAAACCCTAACAAAATAAAAAGAGGCCAATGCATACCGTTAGACACATTGGCTTCTTTACCTCAGACTATTTCGAACAAATACCCGCTCCGCTTTCTTCAATTGCTTTAGTGAATTCTCAAAAGAATACGGAAACCTACCTCGAAGCTCAACCAGCTTTTCTACCTCTCCCAAGGCAATAGCTTCCTTAATAGCAGGAATCCACTTCTCTTGAACAATGCCCCAACTTTCCGCTTGAAGAAGCTCGTCAATCAGCATAGGCAATTTAGAATTAAAAGTATCATAATTCTCTCCCATCCGACTTTATTTGTTCAAAGATCAACTTCTCCTTAGTCTGTATAGGTTTTGTCTTATGTTCCAATACTTCAATGAGCATCGCAGCTCCCGTTCTGAATCCAAGAGTATAGGCAGAAGCGGACGAGATAGAGATCAGGAGACTGTTCAGATCCATGACTTCTTCGAGCACGGTGAAGTCTTCTGAAGACAGCTTTGCTTGCAGAATGTTTATACGCTCCGAGATTAGCTTAGAGTTCTGTACATACTCGGGATCATTTAAACAGATTTGTTCATTTGGGCAGATTTTACCGTAATATAGATCTTCTAAAAGACTCACTTGTAACCCCTCCCAAAACATCATCTCTTTGATTACATTAGCGAATTTTTCGCTAAAATCAATAGCGAATAATTCGCTAAGATATGCTTGCGTTGGAGGTGTTCAAATATGTATCAACGTATCCGGGATTTACGCGAAGATAAGGATTTGACGCAAACTCAAATGGCGGAGTATTTGCAATGCAGCCAGCGGATTTATAGTAATTATGAACGCGGTGATGTCGATATTCCCACTGCAATTCTGATCAAGCTGGCAGATTTTCATATGACGAGTACTGACTACTTACTCAATCGAACGAACCAAAAGAAGCCCTACTCCAAAAGTTAAATTAGTATAATGCTTAGATACTGTAGGGTTCAAGATTATCTAAGAACAGACACCGAACAAAAAGCTCAGTGGCGAACTCCATGAGCTTTTTGTTCGGTGGTACCATTGCTTCTAATTAATGCTATTTCAATTTAATATGAATATATCTTTCTTTTAAATACTGAATCATACTATCTTCAACGATCAAACAACTTACTTCATCACGTTTGCTAACTTTCCCAATCTTGGATAACCAGTTATGAGAACCTATAAACAAATACTTATCATCAACCAACAAAATTTTAGAATGAATAGGAGGAATATATTGAAGTGCTTCTCCCATTACCTCTTTAAGCTTTGAAATTGATAGTTCAATATCTGATTTTCTTCCAAGTGCATAATCCTTCATAACAATACTGTTGATATTATGGATATCGATCCCTTTTCCCCCTCTATATCCAAAACCAATTCGGATCTCCACGCTTCTAGCCATCGCTACTTCAACAATACCAATAAACTCTTCATTAACCACGTACGGCATAATCCAAGGGGAGAAGATGACTATTGACTTAGTGGCATGACGAATTGCTTCTATCAATACCTGATAGTGTTCTTCTGGTGTTATAATTAGATGTTGCGGTATATGTTCACGAATGTATGTAGAAAATACTTCATTTTCATTCTCCATCCTATCAGTGGGAGTAGTAAACAACGCAAAGGAAATAGCTTCTAAATCGGAACTTACAGTATGAAAGTGTTCGTCATAGGGGCTAATACCTACACCCTTGTCCATAATAATCCTAAGAACATGATGCAAATGATTATGTTTAAGATTGGAAATAACATCAAGATTCCCAACTAACACAAACTGTTCTTTTGCACGGGATAAAGCTACATTTAGCATATTAGACCGCCCCCCAATAAATGCAGCAAGTCCTTGTTTTTTTGAAATGTTACTATCGATGACTGAGCTGAAAATTATATATTTCTTCTCCTGCCCTTGAAAGGTATGTACAGTGCCGATATCTACTCCAGCAATGGATGCTTGCAGCTTTTCTTTTTGTTTACTAAATGGAGTTATAATACCGATTTGCCCTTTAATATCTTCACCATACTCCTTCACATAAGCATCTACCAGATTCTTACACACCTGCACCTCCGAAAGATTAAAGTGGGCTCTGCCATCCTTTAAACCTCGTACGTCTATTGCTACCAAATTTCGTTCAAACAGCTTGTCATGGTTGTCTTTATTAATGATGGTAAGTATGTTTCCATAAACATATTGATTCGAAAATAACATTATACTTTCCTCGCATCGGCGATGCTCGGTTAAGATCATTCCTTTTCTCTTTCCTTGGTAATCGCATTCGTATATATCCGAATTAAGATCAACATAACTTTGAGCACTATTGCGCTGCACACAGAGCGTATTATGATGTGTCTCCGGTATAGGCTGGAATTGCTCAATCACATTGCTTTTTAAGAGCCTTATAGGCTCCAATTGCTCAATATCCCCCACTATTATAGCTCTTCTGGATCGAAACAAAGGGCTGCTCAAATAATGCGGCATAATCTGACCCGCTTCATCAACAAGTAAGGTGTCAATTAGTTGCGGCAACAAATGAAAGGTTCTCTCTCCGAAGGAATGTAAGGTAGAAGTGGTGACTGGAAAACAAAGAAACATTGTGTCCCAGAGACTCTGAATCCCTTTTGCATATTGAATGTCTCTCTTGTTTCCTTCATTGAAAAAAGGATTGAACCAGCTGCCTTCACATATCAAATTCAAGTTATGTATCACTTTTTCTGCATGTAGTAAGATGTACTGTTCTGTCACTCTCAAGGAAAGTAGATACAGCTCGTGGCGTTTTTTTAGAATAATAGGATTGCACGAAAAGTCAAATCTGCTGTTTAATGAGATTTTCTCTAACTCCCATTTATCAAAGAGTTCTTGTTCCTTTAACATCTGTGATTCCAACATTTCAATCGTTTTATAAAGAAATTGCAATTTCCGTGTCAATACCAGTTGCTCCATTTCTTGATCAGCAAGCTGTTCCTGAATCTCTAATACAGTCGAATTCACAACATTAAGATCGTTTATGCATGATGGTAATCGCTTATTAAGTAATTCTTGCTCCTCGGCCTCTTTATTCTTGATCAAACGATTTTCAATATAAGTTTCAGATGGATATTCCTTGAAGAAAACTTTTCTTTTTGGAATAAGCCACCCATACCAACTCCTCTTCTTCCACTTTAGATATTTCTCTAATATACTGTAGCCTTTCTTGATTTCTTCGGGTATGACTCGCAATCGCAACTTGGTTTCTTCCACTTTCTGTTCCAAATTTCTGATATTATGTTGTGAGTCTGTATATCTGTCCTTCAGATCATTCATTGATATTTCGAGTTCATTAATCCTTTTTTCAGCCCCCTCCCTTTCGCTTAAAAATCTTGATCTATCTTCAGTTATGCTTATAAATGTTATTTTATTATCACTATAGAAACGAACAAGCTCCTCTCTTCCTTCAATGAATCGCTCTATATCACCATACATATTTTCAAGTTTGTTATATGCATCATTAAATTGAGTTTTTACTTCAGGCAGAAGATATTGGTTGTATTCAGCTTCCAGCCCTTTAATAAACATAGGAACAAAATTCTTCATAAATGACTCTTTATTAGTGGCATTGCCTAATCTTGCGCAAAAGAAGCCGTTAATTTGCTCATTTTCTTCTTTGTTAGTTACAAATTGAGAAAAGTATTCCACTTCTTTAAGTAGCTCTAGCCCAATATTATCCACGGCTTTATTGTTGGTGCTAGTTAGAACCATCGAGTAAGTTCGTTCGCTACCAGTGATCGGATATCGATATAGTTCGCTGCTTCTCTCCTTAAACCGCTCCCATGGCTGCTCCCATATTTCAATCAGTCTCCTTGCTTTTTTAACCATATTATCGGCGAAAATTTCTTTGAGCAGCGTGCTTTTCCCTGTACCTGGGGGGCCGTTTACCGATAGAAGAGTGTGATTTTGAGCTGCATCAAGCGTATGCCACTGCTTCTCGTTGATCGGATACGAACCAGAATAACTTCCATAATGAAATAACTTACCTTCTTCTGAGTTGTTATACTCTACAGTGGATTGTCCCCCTATTAAATAATTCAACAACAGCTCTGGAAACTTTACTTTCTCTGAAACTAAATCAATAATACGTTGAATCTCCTTTTGAAAAATCGGTCTTGTCATGTCTTCCAATGTTTCATATGTAATAAATGCCTGATTAAGTTTCTGCCAGCCTTCATAAGATTTAAAGTGTTCAAGGGCTTTCCCGTATCTTGATGATAGCTCTCTATTCAAAATATTTATGATTTCAAACATATTCGTTTGTTGTGTATAGTCATTTGCACTTAGCAATTCCTGTAAGTTAGTCTTTTCAAGCTCAGCAACCTCAGATGTTGAACAATTTGTGAGCTTAGCGATAATTATTTCTAAGCTTTCTCTATTGATAAAAAAACTATCTACCTGAAGTTTTTGATCCTCAAATCTGCACTTAAACGTGATCAGGGGCTTTATCGTTGTCTCTTGTTTCGTTTTTTTCTTTAAAAGTGGATAGCAAATTGTTGTGGTATCCACTAGTAAATTTTTTATAAATTCTTCAGTATTCACCCTATTATCCGCGTATACGAAGGAGATCCAGGATAAAAAGTCGGCTATCTCCATTCCTCCTGAAACAACAAGTTCAATACTAGATGTAAGCTCAACGTCGCTGTACTTTCCTTTCTTAAGCTGATTTTTTATATCCTTGTAATCCGTAACCTTTTTGAATATAGTGGTAACTTTCTTACGGAAAGAATATTCTTCTAAAGTACTGGTATTACTCAAATAATCATCACTAAAGAGTTCTCCTTCCACCTTTGAAAGCGAATTTTCCATTAAGGCTGTCATTTTCTCATATTCAATAAAATACCTAAGTACGGTTCTCGCATCTAACAAGGAACTAACCTCCAAAAAAACAAATTTCTATAAGATAGTTTCATTATAGAACATTTAAAGATGTTCTATAAAGTTAGTTACCGATAAAAAAGCTCCTCCTATTTTTTAGCATAATCTTTAATGATAAAGGATTCACATGAACATCTCATCAATGACAAGTCAAATAACCTACAGATAAGAAGATCGGCTCGTTCTCCATCTACAGCTTCCTACCCATGTATACCAATCCACAGTGTTGTGGGAATGGAGTAGTAATTTTTTGCGATACCTTCTGTTAGTGTAAAAAGTTCTTCTTCAAATTCCGAAATTTCTCTTCAATAACAAACAGTTTTTTTCACATTTGCTATATGCCTATAAAGTAATCTGTTTTCTATTAGTTCAATAATTTTCTATACTCAATATTAGATTTATATATATACGTAACTTTAGCATAATGGTAATATTTCCTTGTTACATAATTACCCAATTCAGGAGGTATTGATGAAAACAAAAAAATTCTTTTTAACCACAACAGCTTTGCTACTGTTCTCATTGTCTTTAGCTTCAACCGGCTTTGCCAGCAACAATGAACAAGAAGCTTCAAACCTAAATAATGACGTGGAG
This region of Paenibacillus sp. FSL K6-1096 genomic DNA includes:
- a CDS encoding thioredoxin domain-containing protein produces the protein MTTHKTPNRLANEKSPYLLQHAHNPVDWYPWGEEAFAKAQAENKPIFLSVGYSTCHWCHVMERESFEDAEVAQLLNDHYVAIKVDREERPDIDALYMSVCQALTGSGGWPLTVLLTPEKKPFYAGTYFPKRQMFGRIGLMDVLEQIHTKWEQDGDALDKLGDELLTELHTLDRKNAYNPDTAGSIPGAELLHEAYELYRRQFDEEYGGFGNAPKFPSPHNLSFLLAYSQLHNQPEALRMVEHTLESMYKGGMYDHVGFGFARYSTDREWLVPHFEKMLYDNALLANVYLEAFQLTGKPLYAEIAGQIFTYVLRDMTSPEGAFYSAEDADSEGVEGKFYVFSREEIEEALGLEDMHSYCHVYGITPEGNFEGKNIPNLLQGLPEEIAERMGMNPLGLRTRMDEWREKLFEYREQRIHPLKDDKVLTSWNGLMIAALALGAKALQKPEYARAAERAADFIWDRLRREDGRLLARYRDGEAAIPAYVDDYAFLLWGFSELYEATGKAIYLERALELKEGLLELFHDAEGGGFFFTGHDGEKLPVRSKELYDGAIPSGNSVAAKLLWKLSVITQDMELKETAERTAAVLASAASEYPPGYAMYLQAHLAMVSGGREWVLSGKKEDPVLHAMLAQVQQAYLPDAALIVNWEGDSEGILRLLPHLADKPAIRGEATAYVCRNFACRAPVTNKEAVRELLASGSREE
- a CDS encoding AAA family ATPase, which encodes MTRVSALANQKGSVGKTTTAVNLGICVVKEEER
- a CDS encoding UvrD-helicase domain-containing protein; translated protein: MKTNRLVIAAAGSGKTTFLVNEAIRLREGNVLITTYTQANEAEIRKKFVELNGCVPSHVTIQTWFSTLLQHGIRPYQGGLYDEPIRGMLLVNEPSALRYVQGTRRVYFGEITHFKQYYFTSDSKVYSDKISKLVVRCNERSGGAVIKRLSSIYSHIFIDEIQDLAGYDLEIVKLLLKSDSSVLFVGDPRQVTYLTHIERKYDRYKEGRIKSLFKPSVEG
- a CDS encoding AAA family ATPase; its protein translation is MIIKKVKIQNFKSFCGEFVLELSEGMNILVGNNEAGKSTILEAIHLALTGLLNGRQIKNELTQYYFNNTVVSEYLTKLEQRQSHELPYILIEIFLSGDNIALLEGNGNSDRAKESGISLKICFDEKYQAEYEQLVSKGDVKTLPIEYYDLVWSTFAREIITPKSIPLKSAMIDSSSNRYQNGSDIYISRIVRDNLEPADIVDISQSHRKMRDNFMGSESIQAINAKIQETAVLTGKKVELSVELLSKNAWENSLVTYLDDVPFHFVGKGEQCIVKTELALSHRRTREAAVVLVEEPENHLSHTKLNQFIKKITENQQDKQIIISTHSSFVANKLGLGNLILLNDKKAIKLNNLKPDTKSFFQKVAGYDTLRLILCKKAILVEGDSDELVVQKAYMLSNEGKLPIQDEIDVISVGTSFLRFLEIAVLLNKPVTVVTDNYGDVEAVNRKYSDYLGDDKNEGIKICFDPTVDEGNLVIGKSPFNYNTLEPKLLKVNELSKFNTIFGTEYADVDDMYKYMKSNKTECALKIFETAESVVFPEYIADAIR
- a CDS encoding DUF6809 family protein, producing the protein MSLLEDLYYGKICPNEQICLNDPEYVQNSKLISERINILQAKLSSEDFTVLEEVMDLNSLLISISSASAYTLGFRTGAAMLIEVLEHKTKPIQTKEKLIFEQIKSDGREL
- a CDS encoding helix-turn-helix transcriptional regulator; the protein is MYQRIRDLREDKDLTQTQMAEYLQCSQRIYSNYERGDVDIPTAILIKLADFHMTSTDYLLNRTNQKKPYSKS
- a CDS encoding AAA domain-containing protein, whose translation is MLDARTVLRYFIEYEKMTALMENSLSKVEGELFSDDYLSNTSTLEEYSFRKKVTTIFKKVTDYKDIKNQLKKGKYSDVELTSSIELVVSGGMEIADFLSWISFVYADNRVNTEEFIKNLLVDTTTICYPLLKKKTKQETTIKPLITFKCRFEDQKLQVDSFFINRESLEIIIAKLTNCSTSEVAELEKTNLQELLSANDYTQQTNMFEIINILNRELSSRYGKALEHFKSYEGWQKLNQAFITYETLEDMTRPIFQKEIQRIIDLVSEKVKFPELLLNYLIGGQSTVEYNNSEEGKLFHYGSYSGSYPINEKQWHTLDAAQNHTLLSVNGPPGTGKSTLLKEIFADNMVKKARRLIEIWEQPWERFKERSSELYRYPITGSERTYSMVLTSTNNKAVDNIGLELLKEVEYFSQFVTNKEENEQINGFFCARLGNATNKESFMKNFVPMFIKGLEAEYNQYLLPEVKTQFNDAYNKLENMYGDIERFIEGREELVRFYSDNKITFISITEDRSRFLSEREGAEKRINELEISMNDLKDRYTDSQHNIRNLEQKVEETKLRLRVIPEEIKKGYSILEKYLKWKKRSWYGWLIPKRKVFFKEYPSETYIENRLIKNKEAEEQELLNKRLPSCINDLNVVNSTVLEIQEQLADQEMEQLVLTRKLQFLYKTIEMLESQMLKEQELFDKWELEKISLNSRFDFSCNPIILKKRHELYLLSLRVTEQYILLHAEKVIHNLNLICEGSWFNPFFNEGNKRDIQYAKGIQSLWDTMFLCFPVTTSTLHSFGERTFHLLPQLIDTLLVDEAGQIMPHYLSSPLFRSRRAIIVGDIEQLEPIRLLKSNVIEQFQPIPETHHNTLCVQRNSAQSYVDLNSDIYECDYQGKRKGMILTEHRRCEESIMLFSNQYVYGNILTIINKDNHDKLFERNLVAIDVRGLKDGRAHFNLSEVQVCKNLVDAYVKEYGEDIKGQIGIITPFSKQKEKLQASIAGVDIGTVHTFQGQEKKYIIFSSVIDSNISKKQGLAAFIGGRSNMLNVALSRAKEQFVLVGNLDVISNLKHNHLHHVLRIIMDKGVGISPYDEHFHTVSSDLEAISFALFTTPTDRMENENEVFSTYIREHIPQHLIITPEEHYQVLIEAIRHATKSIVIFSPWIMPYVVNEEFIGIVEVAMARSVEIRIGFGYRGGKGIDIHNINSIVMKDYALGRKSDIELSISKLKEVMGEALQYIPPIHSKILLVDDKYLFIGSHNWLSKIGKVSKRDEVSCLIVEDSMIQYLKERYIHIKLK